ACATTACCAGAAGGAGTAGAAATGGTAATGCCTGGAGATAACATCGAGATGAACGTAGAGTTAATCCACCCAATCGCAATGGAACCAGGATTAAGATTCGCAATCAGAGAAGGAGGAAGAACAGTAGCTTCTGGAGTTGTTGCAGAAATTACTAAGTAATTCCTATAATAAACTTTAAAACTATTAAGTTTTTCTTATTAAAAAGAGGGAGACTTCTCCCTCTTTTTTTTCTTTGAAAAAAAGCAAAAAAGAGTTTGCTTTTTTCCGTAAATATGATATACTTATTAAAGTGTACAAAGGATAGTAACTATCTTTTAAATCGAAACTTTTAAGGAGGTGCGAGAGGTAAATGGCTTCTAACAAGTTAAGAATTTACTTAAAAGCTTATGATCACACTCTATTAGATCAATCAGCTAAAAAAATAGCGGAAGTTGCTAAAAAGTCTGGAGCAGAAATTGCAGGACCTATGCCACTACCTACAAAAATCAAAAAATACACTGTATTAAGATCAGTACACGTTAACAAAGATTCTAGAGAACAGTTTGAGATGAGAGTTCACTCAAGAATGGTAGAAATTAAAAATTCTAACCCTAAAACTATAGCTTCTTTAACAGCGGTTAACTTACCAGCTGGTGTTGGAATCGAAATTAAACAGGCGTAATTATTTCTTAAAAAAGTGTTAACAACTAATTTTCGGGTAATTTGATACTTATAAATTAAATTATCCTTACAGAATAATACAAGTTGGCTTTTTTTTAAAGAAGAGTGGTAGAACCACGAGGACAAGTTGTCAACCAATATATTATTTGATGGAGGTAAAAAATGTCAGGAATTTTAGCTAAGAAAATTGGAATGACTCAAATTTTCGAAGATGGAAAATTCATTCCAGTTACAGTTGTAGAAGCTGGACCTAACTTTGTTCTTCAGAAGAAAACTGCAGAAAAAGACGGTTACACAGCTATACAATTAGGATTCGATGAAAAGAAAGAAAAAAATACTACTAAGCCATTAATGGGAATCTTTAACAAGGCAGGAGTTAAGCCATTAAGATTTGTTAAGGAATTAAAAGTAGATTCAGTAGAAGGATACGAATTAGGTCAAGAGATCAAAGTTGACGCTCTTGAGGGTGTAGCATTCGTTGATATCATTGGAACTTCAAAAGGTAAAGGAACATCTGGTGTTATGAAGAGACACGGATTCAGTGGAAACAGAGCATCTCACGGTGTATCTAGAAACCACAGACTAGGTGGATCAATCGGTATGTCATCTTGGCCTGGAAAAGTATTAAAGAACAAAAGAATGGCTGGACAATATGGAAACGTAACTGTAACTGTTCAAAACTTAAAAGTAGTTAAAGTTGACGTTGAGAACAACTTATTACTAATCAAAGGTGCAGTGCCTGGATCTAAGAACGGTTATATCGTTGTTAAGCCTGCAATAAAAAAATAATTGATTAGTATATAAGGAAGGAGGAAAATAATGGCAGTTTTAAATATATATAACTTAACAGGAAGCCAAACTGGTACTGTAGAAGTTAAAGATTCTGTTTTCGGAATCGAGCCAAATCAAGCTGTATTACACGAAGTACTAACAGCTGAGTTAGCAGCTGCTAGACAAGGAACTGCAGCTACTAAAACTAGAGCTATGGTTAGAGGTGGAGGAAGAAAACCTTTTAAACAAAAAGGAACTGGTAGAGCTAGACAAGGTTCTACAAGAGCACCTCACATGGTTGGTGGAGGAGTAACATTTGGTCCTCACCCAAGATCATATGAAAAGAAAGTAAACAAGAAAGTTAGAAACTTAGCATTAAGATCAGCTCTTTCTGCTAAAGTTGCAGCTGGAGAAATCGTTGTTTTAGATGGAACTATCGAAACTCCAAAAACAAAAACAATAATTGCTTTAACTAACGCTTTAGAGGCAACAACTAAGCAGTTATTTATCGTAAACGATCTTGCAACTCAAGCTGATTTTAACTTATACTTATCAGCTAGAAACTTAGAGAACGCAGTAGTTCTTCAACCAAATGAGATTGGAGTATACTGGTTATTAAAGCAAGAGAAAGTTATCGTTACTAAAGAAGCGCTAACTACTATCGAGGAGGTGCTTGCATAATGACAGCTTACGATATTATTAAAAAGCCTATCATTACTGAGAAGTCTGAAATCTTAAGAAGAGATTACAACAAATATACTTTCGAAGTAAATACAAAGGCTAACAAAATAGAAATAAAGAAAGCTATCGAAGCAATATTCAACGTTAAAGTTGAAGATATAGCTACTTTAAACGTAAAGCCAGTGACTAAGAGACACGGAATGAAGCTTTACAAAACTCAAGCTAAGAAAAAAGCTATTGTTAAATTAGCAGCTGGAAATACAATTACTTATTTCCAAGAAGCTTAATAATAGTAAAAACGGCTAAAGATACTTATAGGTCAGGGAAAATTTGGAGGTTATAACAAATGGCTATTAGAAAAATGAACGCTATAACTAATGGTACTAGACATATGTCTAGATTAGTTAATAACGAATTAGATAAAGTTAGACCTGAAAAGTCTTTAACTGCCCCATTAAAATCTGCTTATGGTAGAGATAACTATGGACACAGAACTTGTAGAAACAGAGACAAGGGACACAAAAGACTTTACAGAATAATTGATTTCAAAAGAAATAAATTAGATGTACCTGCTAAGGTTGTATCATTAGAATACGATCCTAACAGAACAGCAAACATCGCTTTACTTTGTTACGCAGACGGAGAAAAGAGATACATATTAGCTCCTAAGGGACTAAAAAAAGGTGACGTTGTAATGGCTGGAGCAAACGCTGAAATTAAGCCAGGAAACGCTCTTAAATTAAAAGATATGCCAGTTGGAGTACAGATCCACAATATCGAATTACAAAGAGGAAAAGGTGGACAATTAGTAAGATCTGCTGGAACTGCTGCTAGATTAGTAGCTAAAGAAGGAACTTACTGTCACGTTGAGTTACCATCAGGAGAATTAAGATTAATTCACGGTGAATGTATGGCAACTATCGGTGAAGTTGGAAACTCTGAGCATAGCTTAGTAAATATCGGTAAAGCTGGAAGAAACAGACATATGGGAAGAAGACCTCACGTTAGAGGATCTGCAATGAACCCTTGTGATCACCCTCACGGTGGAGGAGAAGGAAAATGTCCAGTTGGAAGAAAATCTCCATTAACTCCATGGGGTAAACCTGCTCTTGGTGTTAAAACAAGAGGAAAGAAAACTTCAGATAAGTTTATCGTAAGAAGAAGAAACGAAAAGTAATTTTCGAGAGGAGGCTAATAGGTAATGGCTAGATCATTAAAAAAAGGACCTTTTTGTGACCACCACTTAATGAAAAAAGTTGAGGAAGCAGTAGCTACAGAAAACGTAAAAGCTGTTATAAAGACTTGGTCAAGAAGATCAACTATATTCCCTAACTTCATCGGATTAACATTCGGAGTATATAACGGGAAAAAGCATATACCAGTTCATGTAACTGAGCAAATGGTTGGACATAAATTAGGAGAGTTCGCACCTACTAGAACATATTATGGACACGGTGTTGACAAGAAGAAAAAGAAAAAATAATCGTATTTAAGATATAGAGATTAAAGAATGAAGGAGGTTGGACTAGTGGAAGCTAGAGCAATAACTAGATTCGTAAGATTATCTCCGAGAAAAGCTAGATTAGTAGCAGACTTAGTGAGAGGAAAATCAGCTTTAGAAGCTTTAGATGTATTAGAGTTTACTAATAAGAAAGCAGCTAGATTTATAAAGAAAACACTAGCATCAGCAATTGCTAACGCAACTAACAACTTCAAAATGGATGAAGAGAAATTAGTTGTATCAACTATAATGATTAACGATGGACCAGCTCTTAAGAGAATCATGCCTAGAGCAATGGGAAGAGCAGACATCATCAGAAAACCAACAGCGCACATTATTGTGGCAGTATCTGAAAAGTAGTAAGGAGGTAAGACTGTGGGACAAAAGGTAGACCCTAGAGGACTAAGACTTGGAATTACAAGAACTTGGGACTCTGCATGGTATGCAGATAAGAAGGAATACGCTAAGTATTTCCATGAAGATACACAAATCAGAGAACTTATCAAGAAAAACTACTTCCACGCTGGAATAGCAAAGGTGAAGATTGAAAGAACATCTCCATCTCACGTAGTAGTTCTTGTACACACTGCAAAAGCAGGAATAGTTATAGGAAGAAAAGGTGCTGAAATTGAAGCCCTTAGAGCTAAACTTGAAAAGTTAACTGGAAGAAAAGTAACAGTAAAAATCATTGAGGTTAAAGACTTCAATAAGGATGCAACTTTAGTTGCAGAAAACATAGCTACATCTATCGAGAAGAGAGTAGCTTACAAGAGAGCAGTTAGCCAAGCTGTAATGAGAGCAATGAAATCAGGAGCTAAAGGAATCAAAGTTATGGTTTCTGGAAGATTAAATGGAGCCGAGATCGCAAGATCTGAGTGGGTAGTTGAAGGAAAAGTTTCTCTACACACATTAAGAGCTGACATTGATTACGCTACTGCAACAGCTCATACAACTTACGGAGCTCTTGGTATAAAAGTATGGATCTACAACGGTGAAGTACTTTCAACTAAGAAGGAAGGAGGGGAAGCTTAATCATGTTAATGCCTAAAAGAACAAAACACAGAAAAATGTTTAGAGGTAGAATGAAAGGTAAAGCCCTTAGAGGAAATACTGTAGCATTCGGAGATTACGGATTACAAGCCCTTGAGCCTGCATGGATCACTAACAGACAGATCGAATCTTGTAGAATTGGAATCAACAGAACATTCAGAAGAGAAGGTAAAACTTTCATTAGAATATTCCCTGATAAACCAATCACAGCTAGACCTGCTGGAGTAAGAATGGGTAAAGGTAAAGGAAACGTTGAAGGTTGGGTAGCTGTAGTTAAACCTGGAAGAATAATGTTCGAGGTTTCTGGAGTTACTGAGGAAAAAGCATTAGCAGCTTTAAGAAAAGCTTCTATGAAACTTCCTATTAGATGTAAGATTGTAAAAAAAGAGAACGGTGGTGATAACTAATGAGAGCTAAGGAAATAAGAGAAATGTCTACTGAAAACTTAGTAGTTAAGTGTAAAGAGCTTAAGGAAGAATTATTCAACCTAAAGTTCCAACTTTCATTAGGGCAACTGACTAACACTGCTAAGATTAGAGAAGTTAGAAGAGAAATAGCAAGAATAAACACTATATTAAACGAAAGATAATATAATCTCATTTTAGATATAGATTCATTCTTAAGAAGAGGAGGTCAAGATCTTGAGAAACGAGAGAAAAGTTAGAGAAGGAATCGTTGTTTCAGACAAGATGGATAAAACTATCGTTGTTGCAATTGAAACAATGGTATTACACCCAATCTATAAAAAAAGAGTTAAGAAGACTACTAAGTTCAAGGCTCATGACGAGAACAATGTAGCTCAAGCTGGAGACAAAGTTAGAATTATGGAAACTAGACCATTATCTAGAGATAAGAGATGGAGATTAGTTGAAATTATAGAAAAAGCTAGATAATCCAATTATTGTTGAGAGGAGGATATTTTAATGGTACAACAACAAACTATCCTTAATGTTGCTGATAACTCAGGTGCTAAGAAACTTATGGTAATAAGAGTTCTTGGTGGATCTAAAAGAAGATTCGGTAGAATCGGTGACATTGTTGTGGCATCAGTTAAAGAAGCAATCCCTGGCGGAAACGTTAAAAAGGGAGACGTAGTTAAAGCAGTTATTGTTAGAACTAGAAAAGAATTAAGAAGAGAAGATGGATCTTACATCAAATTTGATGATAACGCAGCAGTTGTTATTAATACTAACAACGATCCAAAGGCTACAAGAATATTTGGGCCTGTTGCAAGAGAATTAAGAGCTAAAGACTTTATGAAGATAGTATCTCTAGCTCCAGAGGTAATATAATCAAGAGAGGAGGCTAATTGTCGTGGCTAGACCTAAAATAAAATTTGTACCAGCTAAATTACACGTAAAAACTGGAGATACAGTTTATGTAATTTCTGGAAAAGATAAAGGTAAAACAGGAAAAGTATTAAAAGTTTTCCCTAAAAAAGGTAAAGTAGTTGTTGAGGGAATCAACATGGTTACTAAGCATATGAAACCATCTCAAATGAACCCACAAGGTGGAGTTGTTACAAAGCCAGCTCCAATGTTCTCTTCAAAAGTTATGTTATTTGATGAGAAAGCTGGAAAACCAACAAGAGTTGGATTTAAAATGGTTGATGGTAAGAAAGTAAGATACTCAAAAGTATCTGGAGAAAATTTATAATAGGAAGGAGGAAAACGTAAGTGTCTAAATACGTTTCTAGATATCATAAATTATATGACGAAGTGATTATTCCAGCTCTTATGAAAGAGTTAGGTTTATCAAACGTTATGGAATGTCCTAAATTAGACAGAGTTGTTGTTAACATGGGAGTTGGAGAAGCTACTCAAAACACTA
The Cetobacterium ceti genome window above contains:
- the rpsJ gene encoding 30S ribosomal protein S10; this encodes MASNKLRIYLKAYDHTLLDQSAKKIAEVAKKSGAEIAGPMPLPTKIKKYTVLRSVHVNKDSREQFEMRVHSRMVEIKNSNPKTIASLTAVNLPAGVGIEIKQA
- the rplV gene encoding 50S ribosomal protein L22, which codes for MEARAITRFVRLSPRKARLVADLVRGKSALEALDVLEFTNKKAARFIKKTLASAIANATNNFKMDEEKLVVSTIMINDGPALKRIMPRAMGRADIIRKPTAHIIVAVSEK
- the rplB gene encoding 50S ribosomal protein L2 encodes the protein MAIRKMNAITNGTRHMSRLVNNELDKVRPEKSLTAPLKSAYGRDNYGHRTCRNRDKGHKRLYRIIDFKRNKLDVPAKVVSLEYDPNRTANIALLCYADGEKRYILAPKGLKKGDVVMAGANAEIKPGNALKLKDMPVGVQIHNIELQRGKGGQLVRSAGTAARLVAKEGTYCHVELPSGELRLIHGECMATIGEVGNSEHSLVNIGKAGRNRHMGRRPHVRGSAMNPCDHPHGGGEGKCPVGRKSPLTPWGKPALGVKTRGKKTSDKFIVRRRNEK
- the rpsC gene encoding 30S ribosomal protein S3; this encodes MGQKVDPRGLRLGITRTWDSAWYADKKEYAKYFHEDTQIRELIKKNYFHAGIAKVKIERTSPSHVVVLVHTAKAGIVIGRKGAEIEALRAKLEKLTGRKVTVKIIEVKDFNKDATLVAENIATSIEKRVAYKRAVSQAVMRAMKSGAKGIKVMVSGRLNGAEIARSEWVVEGKVSLHTLRADIDYATATAHTTYGALGIKVWIYNGEVLSTKKEGGEA
- the rplP gene encoding 50S ribosomal protein L16; the protein is MLMPKRTKHRKMFRGRMKGKALRGNTVAFGDYGLQALEPAWITNRQIESCRIGINRTFRREGKTFIRIFPDKPITARPAGVRMGKGKGNVEGWVAVVKPGRIMFEVSGVTEEKALAALRKASMKLPIRCKIVKKENGGDN
- the rplX gene encoding 50S ribosomal protein L24; translation: MARPKIKFVPAKLHVKTGDTVYVISGKDKGKTGKVLKVFPKKGKVVVEGINMVTKHMKPSQMNPQGGVVTKPAPMFSSKVMLFDEKAGKPTRVGFKMVDGKKVRYSKVSGENL
- the rplW gene encoding 50S ribosomal protein L23, whose protein sequence is MTAYDIIKKPIITEKSEILRRDYNKYTFEVNTKANKIEIKKAIEAIFNVKVEDIATLNVKPVTKRHGMKLYKTQAKKKAIVKLAAGNTITYFQEA
- the rplD gene encoding 50S ribosomal protein L4, translated to MAVLNIYNLTGSQTGTVEVKDSVFGIEPNQAVLHEVLTAELAAARQGTAATKTRAMVRGGGRKPFKQKGTGRARQGSTRAPHMVGGGVTFGPHPRSYEKKVNKKVRNLALRSALSAKVAAGEIVVLDGTIETPKTKTIIALTNALEATTKQLFIVNDLATQADFNLYLSARNLENAVVLQPNEIGVYWLLKQEKVIVTKEALTTIEEVLA
- the rplN gene encoding 50S ribosomal protein L14, with amino-acid sequence MVQQQTILNVADNSGAKKLMVIRVLGGSKRRFGRIGDIVVASVKEAIPGGNVKKGDVVKAVIVRTRKELRREDGSYIKFDDNAAVVINTNNDPKATRIFGPVARELRAKDFMKIVSLAPEVI
- the rpsS gene encoding 30S ribosomal protein S19 translates to MARSLKKGPFCDHHLMKKVEEAVATENVKAVIKTWSRRSTIFPNFIGLTFGVYNGKKHIPVHVTEQMVGHKLGEFAPTRTYYGHGVDKKKKKK
- the rpsQ gene encoding 30S ribosomal protein S17, producing MRNERKVREGIVVSDKMDKTIVVAIETMVLHPIYKKRVKKTTKFKAHDENNVAQAGDKVRIMETRPLSRDKRWRLVEIIEKAR
- the rpmC gene encoding 50S ribosomal protein L29; the encoded protein is MRAKEIREMSTENLVVKCKELKEELFNLKFQLSLGQLTNTAKIREVRREIARINTILNER
- the rplC gene encoding 50S ribosomal protein L3; protein product: MSGILAKKIGMTQIFEDGKFIPVTVVEAGPNFVLQKKTAEKDGYTAIQLGFDEKKEKNTTKPLMGIFNKAGVKPLRFVKELKVDSVEGYELGQEIKVDALEGVAFVDIIGTSKGKGTSGVMKRHGFSGNRASHGVSRNHRLGGSIGMSSWPGKVLKNKRMAGQYGNVTVTVQNLKVVKVDVENNLLLIKGAVPGSKNGYIVVKPAIKK